The segment AATCTCGTCTGGTGTATCGGATGAATTTAGATCCGTGACTCCGGGATCGCCGCAACCGGAGAGAAGCAATAGCAGGGAACAATATGAGAGCAACAGAACTCGATGCATTTCGAGAGCCTTTTTCTAAGCGAACGGGTGTCGAATATTCGACCTAATTAATGACTGAATAAGAAGATAGGTTTCGGAAGAATCACAGAAACTAAAGAGCTGAGTCTGTTTTCTACTCCACGCGGTGACGAGAGACAACCCACAATCAAGCGTGAATACGCTCTGGAAGGGTCAGATGACAGGAGCCGTTCGTGCACAGGTACGAGATGTAGCCTGTTTCTCTTACGAGATTTGAAAGAAAATTGTTTGAAATCGTTCGATTGAGGCCCCGGTACTGTTCCTGTGAATAGTGGGGCCCTGTCGGCGGTATTACTCTGACGGGACGTTTGTGTCTTTTGTTGGGGAGGAGGAAAAATGGTCATTACCAAACTGAATCATATGGGTGAGACCGGAACGGACCACGGAAAAGCTGTGCCCGCCCTTAAGTACCTTGTACTGATGAGGAATTTGCAGTTCCTGGAGTTTTTGAGAGAAGTTCTCATTCATTGTGCGATCAAAAGCTTCATCGGCGGTCAGTAGAAGAATAGACTTTTGTTTCAGCCGATCCGCCTTGAACAGCGAGTTCCATTTCAGCCAGTCCTGACGATCCTCTCCGAATCGCTGCAGTGGCACTACGTAACTTTGTTCTGGTGGCAACCCTTCCCTGGGGAAGTCGAGAAGTCCAATGAGAGTGACAATGGCTGAGAAATCGTCCGGATGTTCGACCATGTAGTGCATGGCACCGTACCCACCCATCGACCAGCCGCAAAGGGCACGGTCTTTCGGTTCGGGGCTAAGCTCATAGTGACGGTCCGCCAGATCAATCAGTTCAGTCAGATAGGATTCGTAACGGTCTCGTTTACGGATTGGGGAATCGATATACCAGCCATCGTCGCCGTCCGGAAGAATGATGACGAACTCCGCCTGCAGCAATGAACTACGTGCTTCGGCATCGTCAATCAGCGAGCGTTCATGTCTTCCGCGACCGTGCAACAGATAGAGAACTGGCCAGTTCTTTCGTGTTGTCTCACCATGAATGGGCTCAGGTGGTGAATAACCCTTGGGGAGCACTACTGAAAACCGTTTTTCCTGTTCAAGCTGCTGGCTATACCAGGTAACCGATTCGATTCGAGGTTGGATCGTCTCCGTTTTTATAATACGAGATCGATGATCGTCGGCCAGAGTGGAAAGCGAACTTGAGCACAACGCTATTAGTGCGAAGAGCCCTGTTCTTAAGAAGCATCGATTCAAAAGTCGCATCATTTCCTCGCGAAATTCTGGTTACATACCGAGGTCGCGACGGATATCGGAGACCTGTTGAGTCAGGTCGTCAAGTTGTGTTTGTAGTTCCTGTAGATCCTGCTTCAGTTGATTGTTTTCCTGACGGAGTTCCTGCACATCCTGCTCTAATTGTTTGTGTTGGTCAGACAGGGCGGGGGTGGATTCTTCAGGAGCGGAATATACGGCCAGTTCCGAGATCGATTCGCCCGTGGAAGAAGCAGGGTTAGAGGAACCTTCCGCCGAGTGTGCTGTAGTTCCGGCAGACGGGGAAGTTTTGCCTGCACCTGATGCTCTTACTTCGAGGTCTTTGTTTTCCTGCGGTTCATAGAAAGTATGATCGACTTCGGTTCCGCGGCGTTCGAGATCTGCGGTCGCTTGCAGGTACCCTTGGTTTAGCAATGAATCCAGTTCGTTACGCAGTTCCGTGAGCGATTCTATCGGAACCATACGACTGGCACGGGCGCGTAATTCTCCAAGGGTCTGGCGTCCGCGCAACATGAGTTCGGTCAGGATAGCCAGTTGGGGTTCTGTGAAGGTGAACTTCTTTCTGACGTAGTGACGAAACCGTTCGGTGCGTCCTGATTCCGTATGAACCACGGCCGCCAGTCCGAGTGCTCTCAGTTCTTCAATCGTATCGTAGACTCCCCCTTCTTCGTAGCTGGATAGTGGACTCCGGTTGCTCTTCTGATTGCAACCGGTCGTCAGCCCTTTCAGCGTCAGAGGATAAGCCTCTGGGGTGGTGAAGGCTTTTTCCAGAAGGACCCCTAATACACGTCGTTGCGATTTGGTTAACTGGCGAACCGGTCCGGTGTCAGTTTCCGTTGTCATGAGCGATAACTTTAATCGAGTGGATGGATGCAGAGTGAAACAGACGGAGATTGCAGACGAAGATTATAGTCCACTTTTCAGAATATGCGATATCGCCAGCGTGGAGCCCTCGGCGACTTTGTGCAGGAAGTCGCGATCGAGTGTTTCAGGGGTATCAGTCGCAAGGTGGTAATAAGGGTTCCGCAGAAAACTGGTATCAGTGATCATCAGTGCGGCGAATCCTTCATCCCAGAAGGGGCTGTGGTCGCTCAGGCGGCTGGCTTGGAGATCGTTTCCGTTGTTAGGAACCTGAAGCGACTGTATCGGGAGGCCTTCGACTTGTTCCATGCCCTGACGCCAGTTGGAAATGAGCGAGGTTGAAACCTGGTTGCCGATGATCGCGATAAAATCACCCGTATCAGGATAGAGTCCGATAAGTGGCTCCGGTAATTTTTGACTACCCGGTTTGGGATCGCAGTAACCGAGCATTTCCAGGGAGATCATCCCTGCCAGATTTCGGTTAGTCTGTCTGGCTATGGCTGCGTGCCAGGCGCCGCCCAACATGCCATTTTCTTCCAGATCAAAGGCGACCAGTTCCAAGTCGCAGGCGAGTTTTTGATCGGCAATGAGCTGGGGGATCACCCGTGCGATTTCGAGTAACGTGACGACGGCACTGGCATTGTCATCCGCACCGGGGGTCTCTTCTCGTGAGTCGAGATGGGCACCGACGACGAGTGTGGGAAAGTTTTTCTGATCGCTCGCAGCCGATTGCAGTGCGGGGTGACGTGCTACGATGTTGATGCCATTCAACGATTCGAGCATCGAATTCTGTGCTTCAAACGGTTGGCGTTCGCAGTTCCAACCGGCGGCGATTAATTGGTTTTCAACATACTGACGGGCGGTTTCAAGTTCGCCGCTCATCGCTGGACGAGGTGTACGGCAAAGTTGATCAAGATGTTCGAAGAGCAACGTGGCATCCGTCAGCATGCTTGGTCCTTGTAACTAAAGGCAAATGAAAACAGAGAATGTCAGTAGAAATGAAGATGTTTGCTGACAGGCATCAGGAAATTATTAACGACCGTGTAGTTACAACGGATGGGTGGTTCAGTGAGAAGGGAACGAACCCGGGGGGCGTGATTGTAGTGCGCTGAGTAGATGATGGGCAGGGCGGGAGGTGAAAAAATACCATGTCGAGTCGAAGAAGATTCGAACGGCTCTTAGAGCCCAGGTGAATCTCAGAAGAGGTGGTAATGGAAGTGAATCGGCTCAACCCTGTTTTTCAGTGGTGCCGACGGTTTCAATCATGTATTGAAAATCGGGATCGTCTCGTAGGGGGTCGAAATCGGTTTCGTCGGCCACCAATGAAATTAATGAGCGATCCTGCCGAAAAGCGCGACCCAGCCAGGATAGCGCCTGCGACTTGTCCTGATCAAGGGAGAAATAACAAGCCAGGTTGAATTGAATTAGCGCGTTGTCCGGTTCGACTTCGAGAGCTCGTTTCATCATCTGGATGGATCGGTGAAGCTGGCCGGTTCGTTTGTAACACCAGGCCATGCCCATAAGAACGATGAGGTTCTCCGGTTCACCACAGTGTGATTTGTGATAGGAGAGTAGTGCGGCTTCGAATTCCTCTCGTTGACGAAAGGCTTCTCCTCGCAGAATGTGATATCGACAACGGAACTCGTCAGTTGTTTTGATTTGATCGAGTTCGCGGAGCGCCTGCTCGGGCAGGTCCAGTTCCAGATAGCCTTCTGCGGCTTTGAGAATTCGGCGTTGATGTCTACTGTCGTCCATGTCATTCGATCCAGAAGCCGATGGCGTAGCGAGTTTCAGGAGGGCATATTGACTAGAAAAGGAGATTCTAGTGATCCCGGACTTCTTCTCCCGGAAATTGATCGGCTGAAAAATTAACCGTGGATTTCCGTCATGGAATACGGAATGCAGCGATGCTCGGAGCAGGGTGTCTCTGCTGGCGACGGGAGCCGACGATTCACTTCCAATTATTAACATAAACCAGAAACTCTGAAAGATTCAAATTCACAAATCTGGAAAGTTCTCTGCAGAACACGGAAGTTAATTGGTGATCCTGCGGAATCGAAGTCACGAACAGAAGGTTTCTAAGCAGCAGTGGAGGCAACAAAAACCTCATCTCGGAAATCCGAGATGAGGTGTCAGGGAGATTGTAATATTTGATCGAAATGCGATTAGATTAGCAAGTCGGCAAAGGAATCTTCAAATACAGAGTCTGTTACGGAAAGTTCCGTCAGTGCAAGACCGGTAAACTGACTGCGGGCATTATGAGTGGCCACGCCGACTGTACCTTCCGACTGGCTGTCGTCAAATGTGTAAGACAGTTTCTCGTTGCCATTGGCTAGGAGAGTGACAGTGCTACCGACGACTTTCACTTCCAGTTGAAGAGGTGTTGCCGGGTTGATACCGAGGTCGGTAAGGCTGGCCAGTTCCTGATAGACGCCGTTGATGTACTGTCCAATAATCCACTTCTTACTGTTAAGGTCGACCCCTGCCAGACTGAATTGATCTGCAGAGAGCACATTGAAAGCCAGGAAACCGTTCCGGTCTTCTCCAGATACATTAATGGATGTAACGTCTGCACTGTAACGGAAATTCGATGAAGTGGGAGTCAGGTTGACCGCGGTTTGTTCAACCGTGTTGGACTCCGTCGAGTCGGATGAGAACATCTGAGCGAGAAGAGCACCCTGAGGAGATGGGGCGGGAACGTTACCCAGTTTGATGTCTTCAAAACGGCTTTCGCCATTTAGAACAAATAGCCCCGCCAGGCCTTCATTGACTGGCTGGCTAAAGGTGTGTTGACCGACCTGAGATCCATTTCTGGAAAGGGTGACAGTGTCACCATCGATTTCAAGGTTAACGTCGAAGGCTTGTCCTACACCAATGGGCTCAGTGACGACCGAGTGGTAATGCCACCCTTGGTGGTACTCACCGATGACCCAGCGATTCTGGCCAACAGCCATTCCCGCGAACTTGAAGTTTGTAGGAGAAACATAATCAAAGACGATGTAGGCATTGGTTGCTGTGCCCGGTCCCTGGAATGTCGAGATCATACGAGTGCTGATGTCGTAACTGGAGGGCAGTGTGTTTGCCGTGTTGAACAGCGTGATGCCCCGTGGATTCGCGATGCCCGTGGAGTTTCCAATCGCAAAGTCTTCCTGGACGTTCCAGTTCCCATTAATGTCGTACATCGTTCCTTCGAGGTCGTCGCCGTTATCTACCGAGAATGGGAATGCAGTTTTGGGCGTTCCGTCAAGGATGGTCGTCAGGGCGAAGTTATCAAAGTGAACAGTAGAGTTGAATGCACCCAGTCCGAGTGGATTGTCGTTAATGGGGCCACCGAAATCGTGGGTGATCTTGGTGAGTCCATCCACTGACATCGTTAACTTTGAGCCTTCGAACCACAGCTCCATGTCGTACGCAGTGTTGTTGTTGATGTTCTCGGAAGCTTCTCCAAAGACTCGGAACTGATTGTTTTCGTACTGTCCCACAACCAATCTGTTCTGACCGGCCCAGGTACCTGCAAATTTGTATTTCGTCGGGGACTCATAATCGAAGATGACGAAACTGTTCGAGGCTTGTCCCGCTTGTGGCTGAATTTCAAATTGAGTTTTCAGGACAAAGTCATTCGGAAGGGGACCGTTTGTGTCAAGCAAACTGATCCCCGTTTTGTACCAGGAGGAGGCTTGACTACTGACGGTTAACTTCTGGTTACTGGCGGTCCAGTTGCCAGTGACCGGGATGAAGTCGTCGGCTGAGTTCGTATTGAAGTTTTCAAAGTAAGGAAACGAAGCACGACTTTCCTGGACGACGTATCCGTTCAAGGGATCGGCTGTATCGGAGGCCCAAATGCCGTTCGGATTGCTGGGGGTGACTTCATTACTGAGTTCACCACTTGCTTCCAGCGAGAAGGAGAGGTCAAGAATACTACCGATGCCGATGATCGGGACACCGTTTTCGTCTTTCATGAACCCTTTCAGCGGAGCAATCATTTCCAGTGAATGACCATCGGCTGAGATAGCAGATTCGATGATGCCGAGCACGATAGGCCCTTTATCAAGGACTAATGTGATTTCATCATCGTCTTCAGTGGCCGGATTGTTTTCCTGGTAAACCCACTGAGAGTAATAGTCGTAACTACCCGGGAGAATGTCGACGAACCCCGGTTTGTAAGGTCCATCGAAGCCAGGAACATAGTCGCCCTGTGTCTGATCAAGGAAGGCTTGATAAAGTTCCGCCGGGCTTTGGGCCCCGTGGTTCAAGTAGTGACCAGTATTGAATTCACCATCATAGTATTCAACTTCGGCGTTCATGTCATAACCGGGTGTGGTGGGATAGTATCCACCATCATCCAGCCAGTAACCAGTGGCGTCGTCGTTGTCGACGTCAATAGTTACAATGACATAGAACCGACCTGCACGGTCACCGTTTGCCGTGCTTGTGGTGGCGCCGATCTGTCCGCGTGAACGGAAGTAGAAGTACAAGTTATCGGAGTCATTCGTGACCCGATATTCGAGCAGGTCTGCATCAGGGTGGTCCACATACAATGGGTTTCCATCCCGGCCTTCGGTGTCGGTATCGTGCTGATCATCTGCGGGGTCGAAGTAAGCGTCGATGTAGGGGCTGTCCCAATCACTCATGTCACCGTCGATGACGATATTGGGGGCACCCTGAAAGATGACGTTGACTGAGATCGTTGCGGTGTCTGTTTCTCCCGTTCCGTCAGTGATCGTATATTTGAAGGTATCGATACCGCTGAAGGTCGGTCGTGGAGTGTAAGTGACTTGCCCATTTTTCAACTCGACTGTACCACCCTGGTCAGTGATGTGTTGCACACTGACGACTGAAACAGATTCAAAAACATCCGGTCCGGTAGTATCGTTGTCGAGCGGAGTAAACGGGTTGCCAAACGTGTTTGAATAGACTTCGTAATTGTCATCGACGGCATCCGGGGCGTCATTGGTCGGATGAACGTAGATGTTGAAACTACGTGTTTCCAGCTCAACTCCATCGATCATCTCGGTGACGGAGACAACAGCCACTCCCCACTGGTCTTGAGCGGTAGCGAAGGTTAACTCGCCCGTTTCGAAGTCGATATTGGGTTGTTCGGAGAAGAGGAGGTCATTGTTATTCGAGATAACGAATTCGCGATTGTTAGGACTTCCTTCCATGATCATGAAATTGTTCACGGAATGGAAACCAGAGTCTTCATCGACAATGGGAGTGTCACCAAAGGCGTATCCAGATTGCGGGAGCAGAGTTTCGGTAAGGAGATAACCATTGATGGGGTCACCCGTATCGGAGCCCCAATCCTGGGAGGGAGCGAGCTCACCACTTGCTTCCAGCGAGAAGGAGATGTCGAGGACACTTCCCATTTTGACGATTGGGTTTCCCTGGGCGTCTTTCAGGAAGCCTCGTAAAGGCGCGACCATTTCGATTTCGTGGAAGTCGTCCGAGCGGGCGCTGGTGACATTCCCTCGAATAATCGGGCCACGGTCTACGACGAAGGTGATTTCATCGTCGAATTCATTCTCGGTACCTTTGTCGTCATACACCCACTGGGTGTAGTAGTCATAAGAGCCGGGAAGAATATCGATGTAACCAGGGCTGTAAGGCCCGTCGTACCCCACCCGATATTCGCCGTTAGTCTGTTCGCGGAAAGCTTCGAGAAGTGATGGGTCGTCAATAGCACCATGGTTGATATAGTGGCCCGTGTTGAATTCTCCGTTGAAGTATTCAACTTCGGCGTTCATGTCGTAACCGGGAGTGGTGGGATAGTATCCCCCCAGATCAAGCCAGTAGCCAGTGTCATCATCGTCGTCGACATCGATGGTGGTAATGACGTAATATCGTCCGGAGCGCAGACCAAGTTCCTGGTTCTCGACCTGAGTTTCACCGATTTCGCCAGCAGCTCGGAAGTAAAAGTACAAATTCTCATTGTCGTGAGTGACTTTGTATTCGAGAAGGTCGACATCGGGATGTTCGCGATAAGCGGGTGTGCCATCTCGACCGGTGGAATCCGTGTCGTGGACATCGTCCGCCGCATCATAGTAAGAAGGAATGTCGGCCCAGTCGGAGAAGTCGCCATCGATATTAACTTTGGCCGGTAACTGATACTTGTTATCAACGATGGTGAAGGAGTCAATGATTTCACCATCATCAGCGGCGACATATTTTACGACCAGTTCATCCTCGCGAACTTCAATCAGCGAGAAACCATACTCGGCAGAACGGGCTGTTGAACTGGAGTAGCCCACGGCCATGTAGTCCTGATTGGAAAAGCTACCTCCATCGAGAGGCATGCCGCCGACTCCGGTGGTGACCTGAATCAGGCCGGCACCTTTATCGTAGGTCTGATCACCATCATCAACGAATAAAGCAGTTCCATCAGCGTCTCCCGTGAGTGGTTTCGTCCAGGAGTAGGTAGAGGATTCACCCGTCAGGAACAGGTCAACTCCTGCGGCGTGTAATCGTTCGACGACGTCTTGATAGTAGTCATCGTCGGGGCCCTGCTCGAAACCGCCCGGACTGGCGATGGGGAAGTTGGTGAAGACAATCTTCCACTGCGCAGTGCTGGCACGCATGTCTTTTTCCAGCCAGTCGAGAACTTCGTCGAGTTGGGCTTCGTTATTCCAGACGTTGCTGTTAAAGGTCGCGAAGTGGGTGTCCCCGTAATCATACGAATAATTTCGTTCTGCCTGTTCTCCCAGTGGGTTGTAGAAGGGAGAGGTGACGCCTTCCTGAGGAACGGGGGAAGAAAAGTATAAGCTTGCAGCCGGGCTGTTCACATCGCTGGAGCCGTAAGCGGCGTACTCGATATGAGAGGCAGTCCAAGCGGCTGTTTCAGGGTTAATAAACTGTTCAAATCGACCGTTGGCGTCCTGATAGCTGCTGGAGGGGTTTAAGTTATTACCCACCAGTAGTGAGAAAGCAGCGTTGGTTTGTCCGACTTGACTCATTACTTGGCGAGTCGCTTGTAATGCTTCCGGAGCGGATACCGGGTTACCGGACGAGTTCCCTACTGCAGCGAAGGAAAATTCGGACGTATCGCCTTTGGCTAGGCGCGTGCGGAATGTGTTATGCCATTCTTCGACGATTTCCCCAGAGTCGAGATGTTGACGCACTCGATATTCATACTCGGTATTGAATTCGAGGTTTGGAAACTCCGCGTTGTGGACGTCAATGCCTGATTGTCCGGCCTGAGTCGTGTTCCATGAAGTTACTTCAGTCCAGGAAGATGCTCCAGTTTTTCGGTATTCGATCGTGAAGCTGTCGTTGGTGCCGATGTTGCCAGTACGTTCCGTCTGCATCATGACCTGTACTTGATCGACGTTACTGCCGTCAAATCCAAAACCGACCAGAGGGGTATCACCCAGTTGCAATCGAGGGGATTGTGTTACAAGAAATTCTTTTTCTTCGTAGTTTGCATCAACGATGTAATCGATGTGCAGGACAGGAGCCCCGCTGCCAGCGTCGAACGAGCGAGCGACACGCGAGCCGGAGCCGTCCATCATGAATGTCATGGGGCTGTCGGAAGTCCAACCTGACTGGCTCACGAGTTCCTGAATAATGGGAGTCAGGTCGGGAGTAGCTTGGGCTCCGGTTTGTTCTCCACTGAAGAACCAGGAGCCGGGAGTCCACTCAATATTTGTAGTGGTGCGGTCTCGCACTGAAATGTTGTTTGAATTCCCTCCGAAGCTATCCGATTCAGCGGAGAGTTCGCCATAAATATTGATACTCGCAGCATCGGAAGAGGCTTCGTCGGCGGTGAACTGGATGTAAGCTCGCCGAATGATGGCATCGTCGGGAACCTGAATGTTCGAAAATCGCAAACCAACCAATTGACTTCTGCGACCTTCCTGGACGATGTCGAGGTCGGTGTCGTACCGGGAAACTGTTCCGGACTCTTTCTCCTCAGCGTCGTCGGTGGCGCTATTGATGGGTTGTTCTACGCTCACCAATACCCCGTTAAGCAGGCATTTGTCTTCGAAGCGTTCGACTTCGCTCGAAATGTCGAACGTGGTGGAACGCAGACGGTGGCTTCGTCTGGTGGATGCAGCTGAACAGGAAAATCGGGTCTGAAATTTCTGGAGCCAGTTCGTCAACATCATCGGGGATTGTCCTTGTTCGGCGGCGTTGAGCGGCTGTCTGTAAGAGAGCATCTGTCGCCGGAGTCAATTTTCGGGGATGAAAGCCTGATGTCGGGGTGGAATGAAGAGGGAAGGCCGAAAAGCAGGAAACGATCATCAAAGTGAGGATTAACCAGGAGATAAAATTGCATTTAAGAAACGCCGTAACCGAATTGTCCGGGTTGGCAGCGAATGAATATCGAGGGGACCGATACGCATTCGGCGCGCAACCTGAAACGATTCGAGACACCTGCGGGCCCTCCTGGCTCCAAAGATGGTACTGTCATTGAATATTTTTCCGGCAGCGGCTCCACTCAGGGGAAGAAGGGGGAACACCACTGGGATTTGAGGTCAGGAGAAAATGGTTCAATGTCAGAAAGTGAGGAATAGTCACTTTGCGGGATTGAGGCGTAATACGCTTGTTTCGCAGGGCGTGACGATTCTGTCGTTAATGATGCTACGCGACGATGTGTGGATCTACAAGCACTTGTTTGAAAATATTACACGATTCAACAAAACTGTAATTGATCCCCCAAACGCGGGTCTGCAGCCGGGAGAGACTTGAAATCGCTTTTCTGTAAGCTATTTAGGTAGAAGAGCTTAGAGCTAATTTTGGAATGACGGTCCCGAAATGTTTTTCGGTTGGCCAAAAAG is part of the Polystyrenella longa genome and harbors:
- a CDS encoding alpha/beta hydrolase, producing MMRLLNRCFLRTGLFALIALCSSSLSTLADDHRSRIIKTETIQPRIESVTWYSQQLEQEKRFSVVLPKGYSPPEPIHGETTRKNWPVLYLLHGRGRHERSLIDDAEARSSLLQAEFVIILPDGDDGWYIDSPIRKRDRYESYLTELIDLADRHYELSPEPKDRALCGWSMGGYGAMHYMVEHPDDFSAIVTLIGLLDFPREGLPPEQSYVVPLQRFGEDRQDWLKWNSLFKADRLKQKSILLLTADEAFDRTMNENFSQKLQELQIPHQYKVLKGGHSFSVVRSGLTHMIQFGNDHFSSSPTKDTNVPSE
- a CDS encoding DUF480 domain-containing protein — translated: MTTETDTGPVRQLTKSQRRVLGVLLEKAFTTPEAYPLTLKGLTTGCNQKSNRSPLSSYEEGGVYDTIEELRALGLAAVVHTESGRTERFRHYVRKKFTFTEPQLAILTELMLRGRQTLGELRARASRMVPIESLTELRNELDSLLNQGYLQATADLERRGTEVDHTFYEPQENKDLEVRASGAGKTSPSAGTTAHSAEGSSNPASSTGESISELAVYSAPEESTPALSDQHKQLEQDVQELRQENNQLKQDLQELQTQLDDLTQQVSDIRRDLGM
- a CDS encoding M28 family peptidase, with the protein product MLTDATLLFEHLDQLCRTPRPAMSGELETARQYVENQLIAAGWNCERQPFEAQNSMLESLNGINIVARHPALQSAASDQKNFPTLVVGAHLDSREETPGADDNASAVVTLLEIARVIPQLIADQKLACDLELVAFDLEENGMLGGAWHAAIARQTNRNLAGMISLEMLGYCDPKPGSQKLPEPLIGLYPDTGDFIAIIGNQVSTSLISNWRQGMEQVEGLPIQSLQVPNNGNDLQASRLSDHSPFWDEGFAALMITDTSFLRNPYYHLATDTPETLDRDFLHKVAEGSTLAISHILKSGL
- a CDS encoding tetratricopeptide repeat protein, coding for MDDSRHQRRILKAAEGYLELDLPEQALRELDQIKTTDEFRCRYHILRGEAFRQREEFEAALLSYHKSHCGEPENLIVLMGMAWCYKRTGQLHRSIQMMKRALEVEPDNALIQFNLACYFSLDQDKSQALSWLGRAFRQDRSLISLVADETDFDPLRDDPDFQYMIETVGTTEKQG
- a CDS encoding Ig-like domain-containing protein; translation: MMLTNWLQKFQTRFSCSAASTRRSHRLRSTTFDISSEVERFEDKCLLNGVLVSVEQPINSATDDAEEKESGTVSRYDTDLDIVQEGRRSQLVGLRFSNIQVPDDAIIRRAYIQFTADEASSDAASINIYGELSAESDSFGGNSNNISVRDRTTTNIEWTPGSWFFSGEQTGAQATPDLTPIIQELVSQSGWTSDSPMTFMMDGSGSRVARSFDAGSGAPVLHIDYIVDANYEEKEFLVTQSPRLQLGDTPLVGFGFDGSNVDQVQVMMQTERTGNIGTNDSFTIEYRKTGASSWTEVTSWNTTQAGQSGIDVHNAEFPNLEFNTEYEYRVRQHLDSGEIVEEWHNTFRTRLAKGDTSEFSFAAVGNSSGNPVSAPEALQATRQVMSQVGQTNAAFSLLVGNNLNPSSSYQDANGRFEQFINPETAAWTASHIEYAAYGSSDVNSPAASLYFSSPVPQEGVTSPFYNPLGEQAERNYSYDYGDTHFATFNSNVWNNEAQLDEVLDWLEKDMRASTAQWKIVFTNFPIASPGGFEQGPDDDYYQDVVERLHAAGVDLFLTGESSTYSWTKPLTGDADGTALFVDDGDQTYDKGAGLIQVTTGVGGMPLDGGSFSNQDYMAVGYSSSTARSAEYGFSLIEVREDELVVKYVAADDGEIIDSFTIVDNKYQLPAKVNIDGDFSDWADIPSYYDAADDVHDTDSTGRDGTPAYREHPDVDLLEYKVTHDNENLYFYFRAAGEIGETQVENQELGLRSGRYYVITTIDVDDDDDTGYWLDLGGYYPTTPGYDMNAEVEYFNGEFNTGHYINHGAIDDPSLLEAFREQTNGEYRVGYDGPYSPGYIDILPGSYDYYTQWVYDDKGTENEFDDEITFVVDRGPIIRGNVTSARSDDFHEIEMVAPLRGFLKDAQGNPIVKMGSVLDISFSLEASGELAPSQDWGSDTGDPINGYLLTETLLPQSGYAFGDTPIVDEDSGFHSVNNFMIMEGSPNNREFVISNNNDLLFSEQPNIDFETGELTFATAQDQWGVAVVSVTEMIDGVELETRSFNIYVHPTNDAPDAVDDNYEVYSNTFGNPFTPLDNDTTGPDVFESVSVVSVQHITDQGGTVELKNGQVTYTPRPTFSGIDTFKYTITDGTGETDTATISVNVIFQGAPNIVIDGDMSDWDSPYIDAYFDPADDQHDTDTEGRDGNPLYVDHPDADLLEYRVTNDSDNLYFYFRSRGQIGATTSTANGDRAGRFYVIVTIDVDNDDATGYWLDDGGYYPTTPGYDMNAEVEYYDGEFNTGHYLNHGAQSPAELYQAFLDQTQGDYVPGFDGPYKPGFVDILPGSYDYYSQWVYQENNPATEDDDEITLVLDKGPIVLGIIESAISADGHSLEMIAPLKGFMKDENGVPIIGIGSILDLSFSLEASGELSNEVTPSNPNGIWASDTADPLNGYVVQESRASFPYFENFNTNSADDFIPVTGNWTASNQKLTVSSQASSWYKTGISLLDTNGPLPNDFVLKTQFEIQPQAGQASNSFVIFDYESPTKYKFAGTWAGQNRLVVGQYENNQFRVFGEASENINNNTAYDMELWFEGSKLTMSVDGLTKITHDFGGPINDNPLGLGAFNSTVHFDNFALTTILDGTPKTAFPFSVDNGDDLEGTMYDINGNWNVQEDFAIGNSTGIANPRGITLFNTANTLPSSYDISTRMISTFQGPGTATNAYIVFDYVSPTNFKFAGMAVGQNRWVIGEYHQGWHYHSVVTEPIGVGQAFDVNLEIDGDTVTLSRNGSQVGQHTFSQPVNEGLAGLFVLNGESRFEDIKLGNVPAPSPQGALLAQMFSSDSTESNTVEQTAVNLTPTSSNFRYSADVTSINVSGEDRNGFLAFNVLSADQFSLAGVDLNSKKWIIGQYINGVYQELASLTDLGINPATPLQLEVKVVGSTVTLLANGNEKLSYTFDDSQSEGTVGVATHNARSQFTGLALTELSVTDSVFEDSFADLLI